A genomic region of Mesorhizobium sp. NZP2077 contains the following coding sequences:
- a CDS encoding acyltransferase, with product MVATHYRNFDALRLFAAGTVVFSHSFLIATGSEATEPLAGTGRVTGIYGVFIFFILSGFLVTESAKRTATLPDFMLKRFLRIAPALVVSTLVVAYLVCPPFAADGPLAFVIDGSVLNLVMQIVSLHSAGFYFANVTFYPKLNEADWLPSVANGVLWTIRIEVIGYVLIGLMAAASLFKARLQPVMIAIVISLIVATMAYAYSVKTKWISELLLVLPSLCCGILMNWLVQRHRPSGWIALASLTGLVPAAYFGVLPQAFCFLVAYPLIWFGGAAFNPMPRFYEGTDISYGVYLYGWPITQLIRHFVGPDLNGYEMTALALPATMAAAWLSWRFIEKPALRFKPARRQDAPPQSLRA from the coding sequence ATGGTGGCGACACACTACCGGAACTTCGATGCGCTGCGGCTGTTCGCGGCGGGCACGGTCGTATTTTCGCACTCGTTTCTGATAGCCACGGGGTCCGAAGCGACAGAGCCGTTGGCAGGCACGGGACGAGTGACCGGCATCTACGGCGTCTTCATCTTCTTCATTCTCAGCGGCTTTCTGGTAACCGAGAGCGCGAAGCGCACCGCGACCCTCCCCGACTTCATGCTCAAGAGATTTTTGAGGATTGCGCCGGCGCTGGTCGTGAGCACCTTGGTTGTCGCCTATTTGGTCTGCCCGCCGTTCGCTGCCGACGGGCCGTTGGCCTTCGTCATTGACGGTTCGGTGCTCAACCTGGTCATGCAGATCGTCTCGCTGCACAGCGCGGGTTTCTACTTTGCCAATGTGACCTTCTATCCGAAGCTGAACGAGGCCGACTGGCTGCCAAGTGTTGCAAACGGAGTGCTGTGGACCATCCGGATTGAGGTCATCGGCTATGTGCTGATCGGGTTGATGGCCGCTGCCTCGCTGTTCAAGGCACGGCTGCAACCGGTCATGATCGCGATCGTCATTAGTCTCATCGTCGCGACCATGGCCTATGCTTATTCCGTGAAGACGAAATGGATCTCGGAACTGCTGCTGGTCCTGCCATCGCTGTGCTGCGGCATTCTCATGAACTGGCTGGTCCAGCGTCACCGGCCGAGCGGATGGATCGCTCTGGCATCTCTCACCGGCCTCGTCCCGGCTGCATATTTCGGCGTCCTGCCGCAGGCCTTCTGCTTTCTCGTCGCCTATCCGCTGATCTGGTTCGGCGGCGCGGCATTCAACCCGATGCCCCGCTTCTATGAAGGGACGGACATTTCCTATGGCGTTTACCTCTACGGCTGGCCGATCACACAGTTAATCCGGCATTTTGTCGGACCCGACCTAAATGGGTACGAAATGACCGCCTTGGCCTTGCCAGCGACGATGGCGGCGGCGTGGCTCTCGTGGCGGTTCATCGAGAAGCCGGCGCTTCGCTTCAAACCGGCGCGTCGTCAAGACGCGCCGCCGCAATCACTTCGGGCCTGA
- the pal gene encoding peptidoglycan-associated lipoprotein Pal has product MGRIAALTRNPVMIALVAMLAITGCASKKTPNNAADLGLNGAGAATPGSAKDFTVNIGDRIFFDTDSTSIRADAQTTLSRQAQWLNQYKQYAIVVEGHADERGTREYNLALGARRAAATRDFLVSKGVASSRLKTISYGKERPVAVCDDISCWSQNRRAVTTLSGAGS; this is encoded by the coding sequence ATGGGCCGTATCGCAGCACTTACCAGAAACCCGGTCATGATCGCGCTGGTGGCGATGCTCGCCATCACCGGTTGCGCCTCGAAGAAGACCCCGAACAATGCCGCTGACCTTGGCCTCAACGGTGCCGGTGCCGCAACGCCCGGCTCGGCGAAGGACTTCACCGTCAATATCGGCGACCGCATCTTCTTCGACACGGACTCGACCTCGATCCGTGCCGACGCGCAGACGACGCTTTCGCGCCAGGCGCAGTGGCTGAACCAGTACAAGCAGTATGCCATCGTCGTCGAAGGTCATGCCGACGAACGCGGCACGCGCGAATACAATCTGGCGCTCGGTGCCCGCCGCGCCGCGGCTACCCGCGACTTCCTGGTCTCCAAGGGCGTCGCTTCCAGCCGCCTGAAGACGATTTCCTACGGCAAGGAGCGTCCGGTCGCTGTGTGCGACGACATCTCCTGCTGGTCGCAGAACCGCCGTGCGGTCACAACGCTCAGCGGCGCCGGTTCCTGA
- the tolQ gene encoding protein TolQ, whose amino-acid sequence MENIALADPGAQLSVWSLFLSASWVVKLVMIGLLCASVWTWAIIVDKLVSYGRMRLALNRFEQVFWSGQSLEELYRTLADRKTSGMGAIFVAAMREWKKSFEKGAKTPLGLQTRIDKAMDLALTREMEKLEGRLGFLATTGSAAPFIGLFGTVIGIMTSFQAIAGSKNTSLAVVAPGIAEALLATAIGLLAAIPAVIAYNKLSSDASKIAVRMEGFSDEFSAILSRQIDEKVAPKA is encoded by the coding sequence ATGGAAAATATCGCACTCGCCGATCCGGGCGCGCAATTGTCGGTTTGGTCGCTGTTCCTTTCGGCCAGCTGGGTGGTCAAGCTGGTCATGATCGGCTTGCTCTGCGCCTCGGTCTGGACCTGGGCGATCATCGTCGACAAGCTCGTCTCCTATGGCCGCATGCGGCTGGCGCTCAACCGGTTCGAGCAGGTCTTCTGGTCCGGGCAGTCGCTGGAAGAACTCTACCGCACGCTCGCCGACCGCAAAACCAGCGGCATGGGCGCCATTTTCGTCGCCGCCATGCGCGAGTGGAAGAAGAGCTTCGAGAAGGGCGCCAAGACGCCGCTCGGGCTGCAGACCCGCATCGACAAGGCGATGGACCTGGCGCTGACCCGCGAGATGGAAAAACTGGAGGGACGCCTCGGCTTCCTCGCCACCACGGGCTCGGCGGCCCCCTTCATCGGCCTGTTCGGCACGGTCATCGGCATCATGACGTCGTTCCAGGCGATTGCCGGCTCCAAGAACACCAGCCTTGCTGTGGTCGCGCCCGGCATCGCCGAGGCGCTGCTGGCAACGGCCATCGGCCTGCTCGCAGCCATCCCGGCCGTCATCGCCTATAACAAGCTGTCATCGGATGCGAGCAAGATCGCTGTGCGCATGGAAGGGTTCTCCGACGAGTTCTCCGCCATACTCTCGCGCCAAATCGATGAAAAAGTCGCGCCGAAGGCCTGA
- the tilS gene encoding tRNA lysidine(34) synthetase TilS: protein MLATEADLSTSLLSHAKSLFSHIDFSHGAVAAVSGGSDSTALLLLLKLHLDRTAPSAKLLAVTVDHGLRQGSAAEAQTVAKLCAERGIAHRTLAWAGSKPSTGLPAAARDARYRLLAEAARAQGIGLIVTGHTADDQAETVLMRQARDEGREFAEVAGRGLAGMAPATLYDWREWIVRPLLGTRRAALRDFLRREHVGWADDPTNTDLAFERPRVRAALAGESVESMEGRLLLAGQAAVERSRLGAGAADLIHRFASQPATGLIRLDLSLLSAGDDRAAIHALRILLATAGGAAFLPDQARSEALFDRLKGGFLCATLSRTVVDFRRAGIFLRREARGLPLATAAVDNTIWDGRRHITLNDSSGGLLIAPLGATAAKRLEIDDGEIPVSLMRAALAAEPTSQQAFETPGLPQGEPGSAGFVVRPVVSPFARFLPSFDLAPARAVAGLIGASPLPPPPLRGHSAD, encoded by the coding sequence ATGCTCGCGACTGAGGCCGATCTTTCGACCAGCCTTCTTTCCCATGCGAAGAGCCTCTTCTCGCATATCGATTTTAGCCACGGCGCCGTTGCGGCCGTGTCTGGCGGCAGCGACTCGACGGCCCTGCTTCTCCTTCTCAAACTGCATCTCGATCGAACCGCGCCGTCAGCGAAGCTGCTGGCCGTGACGGTTGACCATGGCCTGCGACAAGGTTCGGCGGCCGAGGCGCAGACCGTGGCGAAGCTTTGCGCTGAGCGCGGCATTGCCCACCGCACCCTGGCCTGGGCCGGAAGCAAGCCATCGACCGGTCTGCCGGCGGCGGCGCGGGATGCGCGCTACCGGCTGCTGGCCGAAGCGGCGCGCGCGCAAGGCATCGGCCTGATCGTCACCGGCCATACCGCCGACGACCAGGCCGAGACGGTGCTGATGCGGCAGGCGCGGGATGAGGGCCGGGAGTTTGCCGAAGTCGCAGGCCGCGGGCTTGCCGGCATGGCACCAGCCACGCTCTATGATTGGCGCGAGTGGATCGTTCGCCCGCTTCTGGGCACGCGGCGCGCAGCACTTCGCGATTTCCTGCGGCGTGAACATGTCGGCTGGGCCGATGATCCGACCAACACCGACTTGGCCTTCGAGCGGCCACGCGTGCGCGCCGCGCTTGCCGGCGAGAGCGTCGAGTCCATGGAGGGCAGGCTGCTGCTCGCCGGCCAGGCCGCCGTGGAGCGCAGTCGGCTTGGCGCCGGCGCCGCCGATCTGATCCATCGCTTTGCCAGCCAGCCGGCCACGGGTCTCATCCGCCTCGACCTAAGCCTGCTTTCGGCCGGCGACGATCGGGCGGCCATCCACGCGTTGCGTATTTTGCTGGCCACCGCCGGTGGCGCTGCCTTTCTTCCGGACCAGGCACGCAGCGAGGCGTTGTTCGATCGGCTGAAGGGCGGATTTCTTTGCGCCACATTGTCGCGGACCGTGGTTGATTTCCGGCGTGCCGGCATCTTCCTGCGCCGCGAGGCACGGGGTTTGCCGCTCGCCACTGCTGCTGTCGACAACACCATCTGGGATGGCCGTCGCCACATCACATTGAACGACAGCTCCGGCGGATTGTTGATCGCTCCGCTGGGTGCGACCGCAGCGAAGCGCCTGGAGATCGATGATGGAGAAATCCCGGTAAGCCTGATGCGTGCTGCATTGGCTGCGGAACCGACATCCCAGCAAGCCTTTGAAACCCCTGGCTTGCCGCAGGGCGAGCCAGGGTCGGCAGGGTTCGTGGTGCGGCCGGTCGTGTCGCCTTTTGCCCGCTTTCTGCCGTCCTTCGATCTGGCGCCGGCGCGGGCCGTCGCGGGGTTGATCGGCGCGTCGCCGCTTCCCCCGCCGCCATTGCGCGGCCACAGTGCCGATTGA
- a CDS encoding type II toxin-antitoxin system ParD family antitoxin: MRTSKPISVTLGRQQSSVDARLASGAYESASEVIRAALRALDREDQVIASVMRAKVQEALDDPRPDIPAEDVFKALREHHADRMKAAKRHA, translated from the coding sequence ATGAGAACCAGCAAGCCCATAAGCGTAACGCTCGGACGCCAGCAGAGCAGCGTCGACGCCCGTCTGGCGTCGGGAGCGTACGAATCCGCGAGTGAAGTCATCCGTGCCGCGCTTCGTGCCCTTGACCGTGAGGATCAGGTGATCGCCTCCGTCATGCGGGCCAAGGTGCAGGAAGCTCTCGACGATCCGCGCCCGGACATCCCGGCCGAGGACGTGTTCAAGGCATTGCGCGAGCACCATGCAGACCGCATGAAGGCCGCCAAGCGTCACGCATAA
- a CDS encoding cellulase family glycosylhydrolase: MALLTAMIKSLMAALLVLVALALPGQAATFSMKRGLNLDLWVTWPGEDQWGDAKAILPYPEWRKFLKEDDLKALKQAGFDFLRMPVDPSPFLSDQTEALRDDLYASVLDSVHMINRAGLKVIVDMHLIPAGGSRKIGMAEVMDDPRTFDRYVDMVRKMGRALAGEDPQKVAYELMNEPIVDCDSDGTSLWPDRQQKLSAAARSSATKLTLVLTSACYSAASSLEKIDPKAIPDDNVIWTFHSYDPFLLTHQGATWAGDFIPYVTGLPYPLTAVPKAQFDVTLDTIRARIKAEAPWTRQGGLLAYLDEQVASMDSPDKLLGLMDAPFKKVEAWAKANGIKPENISLGEFGMIRQEYGNAYVMPAEYRAAYVKDMAARAEARGFSWSVWSYGGAFGIVDAFNGDKAEPDVMDVIRSLH, from the coding sequence ATGGCACTGTTGACGGCGATGATCAAGAGTTTGATGGCGGCGCTGCTTGTGCTGGTGGCTTTGGCGCTTCCTGGCCAGGCGGCAACCTTCTCGATGAAGCGCGGCCTCAATCTCGACCTGTGGGTCACCTGGCCCGGCGAGGATCAGTGGGGCGACGCCAAGGCCATCCTGCCTTATCCGGAATGGCGAAAGTTCCTAAAGGAGGACGATCTCAAGGCACTCAAGCAAGCGGGCTTCGATTTCCTGCGTATGCCTGTCGACCCCTCGCCTTTCCTGTCCGACCAGACCGAGGCCCTGCGCGACGACCTCTATGCTAGCGTGCTGGACTCGGTGCACATGATCAACCGCGCCGGGCTGAAGGTGATCGTCGACATGCACCTGATCCCCGCCGGCGGCAGCCGCAAGATCGGCATGGCCGAGGTGATGGACGATCCGCGGACCTTCGACCGCTACGTCGACATGGTGCGCAAGATGGGTCGCGCCCTGGCCGGCGAGGATCCCCAAAAGGTCGCCTACGAACTGATGAACGAACCGATCGTCGACTGCGACAGCGACGGCACCAGCCTGTGGCCGGACCGCCAGCAGAAATTGTCCGCCGCGGCGCGTTCCTCGGCGACAAAACTAACATTGGTGCTGACCAGCGCCTGCTATTCCGCCGCCTCGTCGCTGGAAAAGATCGATCCCAAGGCGATCCCCGACGACAATGTCATCTGGACCTTCCACTCCTACGATCCGTTCCTGCTGACCCACCAGGGCGCGACCTGGGCCGGCGACTTCATTCCCTATGTGACCGGCCTGCCCTATCCGCTGACCGCGGTGCCCAAGGCGCAGTTCGACGTGACGCTCGATACGATCCGCGCCCGGATCAAGGCCGAGGCGCCCTGGACACGGCAGGGCGGCCTGCTTGCCTATCTCGATGAACAGGTCGCCAGCATGGACAGCCCCGACAAGCTGCTTGGCCTGATGGATGCGCCGTTTAAAAAGGTCGAGGCTTGGGCGAAGGCCAACGGCATCAAGCCGGAAAACATCTCGCTGGGCGAGTTCGGCATGATCCGCCAGGAATACGGCAATGCCTATGTCATGCCGGCCGAATACCGCGCCGCCTATGTCAAGGATATGGCCGCCCGCGCCGAGGCACGCGGCTTCTCCTGGTCGGTGTGGAGCTATGGCGGCGCCTTCGGCATCGTCGACGCCTTCAATGGCGACAAGGCCGAGCCTGACGTGATGGACGTGATCCGCTCACTTCACTGA
- the tolR gene encoding protein TolR — translation MGMSVGMGGRGGRGHRRRGRHHALMSEINVTPMVDVMLVLLIIFMVAAPMLTVGVPIDLPDTQAKAMNADTQPITVSIDATGKIFLQETEIPIEELVAKLQAISKTGYEERIFIRGDKSTDYGTAMKVMARISAAGYKNIGLVSLQEQDQ, via the coding sequence ATGGGTATGTCCGTAGGCATGGGGGGACGCGGCGGGCGCGGCCACCGGCGGCGCGGCCGTCACCATGCATTGATGTCGGAAATCAACGTCACACCGATGGTCGACGTGATGCTGGTGCTGCTGATCATCTTCATGGTCGCCGCACCCATGCTGACGGTCGGCGTGCCGATCGACCTGCCGGATACGCAGGCCAAGGCGATGAATGCCGACACGCAGCCAATCACCGTCTCCATCGATGCCACGGGCAAGATCTTTCTGCAGGAAACCGAGATCCCGATCGAGGAGCTGGTGGCCAAGCTGCAGGCGATCTCAAAGACCGGTTACGAGGAACGTATCTTCATCCGTGGCGACAAGTCTACCGACTATGGCACTGCGATGAAGGTCATGGCCCGCATTTCGGCCGCTGGCTACAAGAATATCGGGCTGGTTTCGCTGCAGGAACAGGATCAATAA
- a CDS encoding TonB family protein: protein MKTGLTTSVILHAAVLAFGLFTLSAPAALPSADVESVAVDIVPMEAIAQTLQGDKKAVMHEKPAPLPTQRPDIVPAAQKVGENSVDTDKPITPEAKPKPVDTTSAPPPAPTPTEKPKPEDVPKPQEKPKPIPATEVAPAPTPKEEVKPEPVKQTEPKPTPAPPPPPPPPPPPTPPPQDKTAAIDPTPEVKPDAVPEAIAKDPPTEETQLPSSAPAPEARPKPQPAPAESAKAPERKDADKPVKDASSKPKSDDKQFNANEISALLDKQKPSGGGAKRSTQQASLGGDKDQGQKLSKSEQGALESQLGGCWTLPVGLEGSENFVVVVRFNLDNSGKLDGRPSVEKSSGNRQFDESAVRAVQKCDVAGLQVPAGKQDIWNDIRVTFDPREMLGL, encoded by the coding sequence ATGAAGACCGGCCTCACCACATCGGTGATCTTGCACGCGGCGGTGCTGGCCTTCGGCCTGTTCACCCTGTCGGCGCCGGCCGCGCTTCCGTCCGCCGATGTCGAGTCCGTCGCGGTCGATATCGTGCCGATGGAAGCCATTGCGCAGACGCTGCAGGGCGACAAGAAGGCCGTGATGCACGAAAAGCCGGCGCCGCTGCCGACGCAGCGTCCCGATATCGTGCCGGCTGCGCAGAAGGTCGGCGAAAACAGCGTCGACACCGACAAGCCGATAACGCCGGAGGCCAAGCCGAAGCCGGTCGACACCACATCGGCTCCGCCGCCGGCGCCAACCCCGACCGAAAAGCCGAAGCCCGAGGACGTGCCGAAGCCGCAGGAAAAGCCCAAGCCCATTCCGGCGACGGAAGTGGCGCCGGCGCCGACGCCCAAGGAAGAGGTCAAGCCCGAGCCGGTCAAGCAGACGGAACCCAAGCCGACGCCGGCCCCCCCCCCCCCCCCCCCCCCCCCCCCCCCCCCGACCCCACCGCCGCAGGACAAGACCGCGGCAATAGATCCGACGCCCGAGGTCAAGCCGGATGCGGTCCCCGAGGCCATAGCCAAGGACCCGCCGACCGAAGAGACGCAACTGCCGAGTTCGGCGCCGGCACCTGAAGCGCGGCCGAAGCCGCAGCCGGCACCGGCCGAAAGCGCCAAGGCGCCGGAGCGCAAGGATGCCGACAAGCCGGTCAAGGACGCTTCGTCGAAGCCGAAGTCCGACGACAAGCAATTCAACGCGAACGAGATATCGGCCCTGCTCGACAAGCAGAAGCCATCCGGCGGCGGCGCCAAGCGTTCGACGCAGCAGGCGTCGCTTGGCGGTGACAAAGATCAGGGTCAAAAGCTGTCGAAGTCGGAGCAGGGCGCGCTGGAGAGCCAGTTGGGTGGTTGCTGGACCTTGCCGGTCGGGCTGGAAGGTTCAGAGAATTTCGTCGTCGTCGTGCGCTTCAACCTGGACAACTCCGGCAAACTCGATGGTCGCCCGTCCGTCGAAAAGTCGAGCGGCAACCGGCAATTCGATGAAAGCGCGGTGCGCGCGGTTCAGAAATGCGACGTGGCCGGCCTGCAGGTTCCGGCCGGCAAGCAGGACATCTGGAACGACATCCGGGTCACCTTCGATCCAAGGGAGATGCTGGGCCTCTAG
- the tolB gene encoding Tol-Pal system beta propeller repeat protein TolB, with translation MKSILKPLLMIAAMAMGMTAAGTLPALALVELNVNKGNVEPLPIAITDFQGGDALGAQISQIVTADLKRSGLFAPIDKSAFIEKITNPDAAPRFDDWKVINAQALVTGSVSKEADGRIRAQYRLWDTFAGQQMAGEQFFANDANQRRVAHIIADAIYERLTGEKGYFDTRVVFIDESGAKNARKKRLAIMDQDGANVRYLSDGKSIVLTPRFSPNRQEITYMSYESGQPRVYLLQIETGQRELVGNFPGMTFAPRFSPDGQKVIMSLLRDDGNSNIFAMDLRSRSTTRLTNSTAIDTSPSYSPDGSKVVFTSDRGGRAQIYVMGADGSGQTRISFGDGVYSTPVWSPRGDLIAFTKQTGGEFQIGVMKTDGSGERILSSGFQQEGPTWAPNGRVLMFFRDSAGGPKLVSVDLTGRNEQSIPTANFASDPAWSPLLE, from the coding sequence ATGAAATCAATCCTCAAGCCGCTCCTGATGATCGCAGCAATGGCGATGGGCATGACCGCTGCCGGCACGCTGCCGGCGCTGGCGCTCGTCGAGCTCAATGTCAACAAGGGCAATGTCGAGCCGCTGCCGATCGCCATCACGGATTTCCAGGGCGGCGACGCGCTTGGCGCCCAGATATCCCAGATCGTCACCGCTGACCTGAAGCGCTCCGGGCTGTTCGCGCCGATCGACAAGAGCGCTTTCATCGAAAAGATTACGAACCCGGACGCCGCCCCTCGCTTCGACGACTGGAAGGTGATCAATGCCCAGGCGCTGGTCACCGGCAGCGTCAGCAAGGAAGCAGACGGGCGCATCCGTGCGCAGTACCGGCTTTGGGACACTTTCGCCGGTCAGCAGATGGCGGGCGAGCAGTTCTTCGCCAACGACGCCAATCAGCGCCGCGTCGCCCACATCATCGCCGACGCGATCTATGAGCGGCTGACCGGCGAGAAGGGCTATTTCGACACGCGTGTCGTCTTCATCGACGAGTCCGGCGCCAAGAACGCCCGCAAGAAGCGGCTCGCCATCATGGACCAGGATGGCGCCAACGTCCGCTACCTCTCGGATGGCAAGTCGATCGTGCTGACGCCGCGTTTCTCGCCGAACCGGCAGGAAATCACTTACATGTCCTACGAAAGCGGCCAGCCGCGGGTCTATCTCCTGCAGATCGAGACCGGGCAGCGCGAGCTGGTCGGCAACTTCCCTGGCATGACGTTTGCGCCGCGCTTCTCGCCCGACGGCCAGAAGGTGATCATGAGCCTGCTGCGCGACGACGGCAATTCCAACATCTTCGCCATGGACCTGCGCAGCCGCTCGACGACGCGGCTGACCAACTCGACCGCCATCGACACCTCGCCCTCGTATTCGCCCGACGGCAGCAAGGTGGTGTTCACTTCCGACCGTGGCGGCCGTGCCCAGATCTATGTCATGGGCGCCGACGGCTCGGGCCAGACCCGCATCTCCTTCGGCGACGGCGTCTATTCGACGCCGGTGTGGTCGCCACGCGGCGATCTCATCGCCTTCACCAAGCAGACCGGCGGCGAATTCCAGATCGGCGTCATGAAGACCGATGGTTCGGGCGAGCGCATCCTGTCGTCCGGCTTCCAGCAGGAAGGACCGACCTGGGCGCCGAATGGCCGCGTGCTGATGTTCTTCCGCGATTCCGCAGGGGGGCCAAAACTGGTTTCGGTCGATCTTACCGGGCGTAATGAGCAATCGATCCCGACGGCGAATTTCGCTTCGGACCCGGCCTGGTCGCCGTTGTTGGAATAG
- the ybgF gene encoding tol-pal system protein YbgF has translation MHLRSVLSGTLALLLLSGVIAPASGLGASGTGQSTDSGFSFHLPSIELPSLFGEKKKPDQVQMVQSDPTAVTSLEDQLRQMNGKIEELNFQVLQMQEQIRKQQEDNEFRFQQLEGGSQGGQAPAAPKKKSDATTDTNTDVAAAPATQAPADAGAATGSDQSTGGKTVEDVIVESPDGDPGKVIPGTGAPEKTFGSITVDKNGNVIDAGGKTQATAPAQDIAPATDAPAKAGKSNGTIVAALPSTKDPEELYRNSYQFILSGDYSTAEQGFRDHISRFPKDAKTADAHYWLGESLLGQQKYRDAAEVFLAASKDYPKAKKAPDMLLKLGVSLVGLKQHDVACATFSEVGKRYPDISNALKERVKQEKALAAC, from the coding sequence ATGCATTTGAGATCGGTTCTGAGCGGCACGCTTGCGCTGCTGCTCCTATCAGGCGTCATCGCCCCGGCTAGTGGCCTGGGGGCCAGTGGCACAGGGCAATCAACCGACAGCGGCTTTTCCTTCCATCTGCCCAGCATCGAGCTGCCCAGTCTTTTCGGGGAAAAGAAGAAGCCGGATCAGGTCCAGATGGTGCAGTCCGATCCTACTGCCGTCACCAGCCTGGAAGACCAGTTGCGGCAGATGAACGGCAAGATCGAGGAACTCAATTTCCAGGTCCTGCAGATGCAGGAGCAGATCCGCAAGCAGCAGGAAGACAACGAGTTCCGCTTCCAGCAACTGGAAGGCGGCTCGCAGGGCGGACAGGCACCGGCGGCACCGAAGAAGAAGTCCGACGCAACCACCGACACCAACACCGACGTGGCCGCGGCTCCGGCAACCCAGGCGCCGGCCGATGCCGGCGCCGCGACCGGCAGCGATCAGTCGACCGGCGGCAAGACGGTTGAGGATGTCATCGTCGAATCACCCGATGGCGATCCCGGCAAGGTGATCCCCGGCACGGGAGCGCCGGAAAAGACTTTTGGCTCGATCACCGTCGACAAGAACGGCAATGTGATCGACGCCGGCGGCAAGACCCAGGCAACCGCGCCGGCGCAAGACATTGCCCCGGCCACCGACGCTCCGGCCAAGGCCGGCAAGTCCAATGGCACCATCGTCGCGGCGCTGCCTTCCACCAAGGACCCGGAAGAGCTTTACCGCAATTCCTATCAGTTCATCCTGTCGGGCGATTACAGCACGGCCGAACAGGGTTTCCGCGATCATATCTCGCGCTTCCCCAAAGATGCCAAGACGGCGGACGCGCATTACTGGCTGGGTGAATCGCTGCTTGGCCAGCAGAAATACCGCGACGCGGCCGAAGTCTTCCTCGCCGCCAGCAAGGACTACCCGAAGGCCAAGAAGGCACCCGACATGCTGTTGAAGCTCGGCGTGTCGCTGGTCGGCCTCAAGCAACACGATGTCGCCTGCGCCACCTTCAGCGAGGTCGGCAAGCGCTACCCCGATATCTCCAATGCACTCAAGGAACGCGTCAAGCAGGAGAAGGCCCTGGCTGCGTGCTGA
- the ybgC gene encoding tol-pal system-associated acyl-CoA thioesterase, whose translation MDDHGESATLLAGLSGALTTFGHRLMARVYYADTDFSGVVYHARYLEFLERGRSDYLRLTGVHHTELADGKHGEKIVWVVRRMEIDFRSPARIDDILTVDTRTDSISGARIYMAQQLKRGDEVLVEAKVEAAIIGENGRPRRFPREWVAAFMPKARASAD comes from the coding sequence ATGGACGATCATGGTGAATCGGCGACGCTGCTCGCCGGCCTTTCCGGCGCGCTGACGACGTTCGGCCACCGGCTGATGGCGCGGGTCTACTATGCCGACACCGATTTCTCGGGCGTCGTCTACCACGCGCGCTATCTCGAATTCCTCGAGCGTGGCCGTTCCGACTATCTCAGGCTCACCGGCGTGCATCACACGGAACTTGCCGACGGCAAGCATGGCGAGAAGATCGTGTGGGTGGTGCGCCGCATGGAGATCGACTTCCGCAGCCCGGCCCGCATCGACGACATCCTGACCGTCGACACCCGCACCGACAGCATTTCCGGCGCGCGCATCTACATGGCGCAGCAGCTCAAGCGCGGCGACGAGGTGCTGGTCGAGGCCAAGGTCGAGGCGGCGATCATCGGCGAGAATGGCCGGCCGAGACGCTTTCCCAGGGAATGGGTCGCGGCGTTCATGCCCAAGGCACGTGCTTCGGCTGATTGA